A single genomic interval of Mycolicibacterium holsaticum DSM 44478 = JCM 12374 harbors:
- a CDS encoding flavin-containing monooxygenase, whose protein sequence is MPANRMSPSVGIIGAGPGGLALGIFLRKAGFENFTIFDREDGVGGTWRINTYPGLACDVKSHLYSYSFDLNANWSRLWSAQPEILEYFENCARRYALEPNLRLHTEIVAAHWDSEAGRWRLTAADSATYEFDIVVSAVGLFTRPVLPELAEEEPFTGTLMHTARWDHTVDLADARVAVLGTGSTAAQLIPEVAKVARKVYSVQRSPTWVLPKPDRSYSEREKWAFRYVPFAKKIYRTRLWLRSESNISVIEHGSDKTQEFRDIALRVLEATVPDADLRTKLTPEHPLGCKRLVFATDYLQTLTQRHVEVIASPARSLRARSLVTEDGTELDVDVVLCATGYAAADYLGQIDVVGEHGTTLRHTWRDGAHAYLGMTVPDFPNFFMLYGPNTNVGSNSVIFILEAQARYVVRALKYLRRKNKSYVAVRPSTTAEFLARIDEWMQGTVWLTRCSNYFRAANGRVVTQWPRSARAFWAMTRRFRPADYTFDPPVLSNTAGAESHSAAHR, encoded by the coding sequence ATGCCTGCGAATCGGATGAGCCCCTCGGTCGGCATCATCGGCGCCGGACCGGGTGGGCTGGCGCTGGGAATCTTCCTGCGAAAAGCCGGATTTGAGAACTTCACGATCTTCGACCGGGAAGACGGTGTCGGCGGAACCTGGCGGATCAATACGTATCCGGGGCTGGCGTGCGACGTCAAGTCGCATTTGTACTCCTACTCGTTTGACTTGAACGCGAACTGGTCGCGGTTGTGGTCGGCGCAGCCGGAGATCCTCGAGTACTTCGAGAACTGTGCCCGGCGCTATGCGCTCGAACCGAACCTGCGGCTGCACACCGAGATCGTCGCGGCACACTGGGACAGTGAGGCTGGCAGATGGCGGCTGACCGCCGCCGACAGCGCCACCTACGAATTCGACATCGTGGTCTCCGCGGTCGGGCTGTTCACCCGGCCCGTGCTGCCCGAACTGGCCGAAGAAGAGCCGTTCACCGGAACGCTGATGCACACCGCCCGCTGGGACCACACCGTGGACCTCGCCGACGCCCGGGTGGCCGTGCTGGGCACCGGATCCACCGCGGCACAGCTGATCCCCGAGGTCGCGAAGGTGGCCAGGAAGGTGTACTCGGTGCAGCGCTCGCCGACGTGGGTGCTGCCCAAACCCGATCGGTCCTACTCCGAGCGCGAGAAGTGGGCCTTCCGCTACGTCCCGTTCGCCAAGAAGATCTACCGCACCCGGCTGTGGCTGCGCAGCGAGTCCAACATCTCGGTGATCGAGCACGGCAGCGACAAGACCCAGGAGTTCAGGGACATCGCGCTGCGCGTGCTGGAGGCCACCGTGCCCGACGCCGACCTGCGGACCAAGCTCACCCCGGAGCACCCGCTGGGCTGTAAACGGCTGGTGTTCGCCACCGACTACCTGCAGACGTTGACCCAACGGCACGTCGAGGTGATCGCCAGCCCCGCGCGCTCGCTACGCGCACGCAGCCTGGTCACCGAGGACGGCACCGAACTCGACGTCGACGTCGTGCTCTGCGCGACCGGCTACGCCGCGGCGGACTACCTCGGTCAGATCGACGTCGTCGGCGAGCACGGAACGACGCTGCGGCACACGTGGCGCGACGGGGCGCACGCCTACCTGGGCATGACCGTCCCTGACTTCCCGAACTTCTTCATGCTCTACGGTCCCAACACCAACGTCGGCTCCAACAGCGTCATCTTCATCCTCGAGGCGCAGGCCCGCTACGTGGTGCGCGCACTCAAATACCTGCGGCGCAAGAACAAATCGTATGTGGCGGTGCGGCCGTCGACCACGGCCGAGTTTCTGGCCAGGATCGACGAATGGATGCAGGGCACCGTGTGGCTCACCCGGTGCAGCAACTACTTCCGCGCCGCCAACGGCCGAGTGGTCACCCAGTGGCCGCGCAGCGCGCGGGCGTTCTGGGCGATGACGCGTCGCTTCCGGCCCGCCGACTACACGTTCGACCCACCGGTTCTCTCGAATACCGCTGGCGCCGAGTCGCATTCGGCGGCACACCGGTAG
- a CDS encoding LLM class F420-dependent oxidoreductase — MRFTFTHPMHSHPYNPELVTGAGIAAVAAAAEKAGFDGFGFTDHPAPTERWLKAGGHDAVDPFVAMGFAAATTTTLRLIPNIVVLPYRNPFVVAKAGATLDLLSQGRFTLAVGVGYLKREFTALGVEFDERAVLFEEALEVIRGIWTTDDFSYEGRHFSASGITAHPRPVSDPHPPIWIGGNTAAARRRVVKFGDGWCPFAAPALLAQTARTAAMDADGLAAGIDDLRRRFDEAGRDFADIEITFTNPDGGTPGSDGFNADAYLSGLEKLAAVGVTWVQVGLPGDSLAHVLDTIEEFGSSVIGRT, encoded by the coding sequence ATGCGGTTCACGTTCACCCATCCGATGCACAGCCATCCCTACAACCCGGAGTTGGTGACGGGTGCGGGCATCGCCGCGGTGGCCGCGGCGGCCGAGAAGGCCGGCTTCGACGGCTTCGGGTTCACCGACCATCCCGCACCCACCGAGCGGTGGCTGAAGGCCGGCGGGCACGACGCGGTCGACCCGTTCGTGGCAATGGGTTTCGCCGCGGCCACCACGACGACGTTGCGGCTGATCCCCAACATCGTGGTGCTGCCGTACCGCAACCCGTTCGTGGTGGCCAAGGCGGGCGCCACGTTGGATCTGTTGTCGCAGGGCCGGTTCACGCTCGCGGTCGGGGTGGGCTATCTCAAGCGGGAGTTCACGGCGCTGGGGGTGGAGTTCGACGAACGCGCCGTACTGTTCGAAGAGGCGCTGGAGGTCATCCGGGGCATCTGGACCACCGACGACTTCTCCTACGAGGGCCGCCATTTCAGCGCGAGCGGTATCACCGCGCATCCGCGCCCGGTGAGCGATCCGCACCCGCCGATCTGGATCGGCGGCAACACCGCAGCGGCCCGCAGACGGGTCGTCAAGTTCGGTGACGGCTGGTGCCCGTTCGCCGCGCCGGCGTTGTTGGCGCAGACCGCGCGCACCGCGGCGATGGATGCCGACGGTCTGGCCGCGGGCATCGACGATCTTCGCCGGCGGTTCGACGAGGCCGGGCGGGACTTCGCCGATATCGAGATCACGTTCACCAACCCCGACGGCGGAACTCCCGGCAGCGACGGGTTCAACGCCGACGCCTACCTGTCCGGGCTGGAAAAGCTGGCCGCCGTGGGCGTCACCTGGGTGCAGGTGGGCCTGCCCGGGGACAGCCTCGCCCATGTCCTCGACACCATCGAGGAATTCGGGAGTTCGGTGATCGGCCGAACGTGA
- a CDS encoding mycofactocin-coupled SDR family oxidoreductase, whose translation MTSQFEGKVAFITGAARGQGRAHAVRFAEEGADIIAFDLCEQVDSVGYPMATPEDLDETVNLVEKTGRRIVAERGDVRDFDRLTEVVGRGVDEFGRIDFVLANAGVFPAIGDQRNTMASFIDAVDIMLKGVYYTIEAALPAVLDHGDGGVVVITSSAAGLKSVSSGFDTMSHGAAGYTAAKHGVVGLMRHYANSLATKNIRVNSVHPGGVATPMIFNEAAGRFVEEHAGFGAAQQPLLPIAPVEPEAISDAMVYLCGPSGRYLTGVALPVDGGLTAK comes from the coding sequence ATGACATCCCAGTTCGAAGGCAAGGTCGCGTTCATCACCGGCGCCGCGCGCGGTCAGGGCCGTGCGCACGCCGTCCGGTTCGCCGAGGAAGGCGCGGACATCATCGCCTTCGACCTGTGCGAGCAGGTGGACTCCGTCGGGTATCCGATGGCGACGCCGGAGGACCTCGACGAGACCGTCAACCTGGTCGAAAAGACCGGTAGGCGTATCGTCGCCGAGCGGGGCGACGTGCGCGATTTCGACCGGTTGACCGAGGTCGTCGGGCGCGGGGTCGACGAATTCGGGCGCATCGACTTCGTTCTCGCCAACGCGGGCGTCTTCCCGGCGATCGGGGACCAGCGCAACACGATGGCGTCGTTCATCGACGCCGTCGACATCATGCTCAAGGGCGTGTACTACACCATCGAGGCCGCGCTGCCCGCCGTGCTGGATCACGGCGACGGCGGCGTCGTCGTCATCACCAGTTCGGCGGCCGGCCTGAAGTCCGTCAGCTCCGGCTTCGACACGATGAGCCACGGTGCCGCGGGCTACACCGCGGCCAAGCACGGCGTCGTCGGCCTGATGCGGCACTACGCGAACTCGTTGGCGACCAAGAACATCCGCGTCAACTCCGTGCATCCGGGCGGGGTGGCGACCCCGATGATCTTCAACGAGGCCGCCGGTCGCTTCGTCGAGGAGCACGCCGGCTTCGGTGCCGCGCAACAGCCGCTGTTGCCCATCGCGCCGGTGGAGCCCGAGGCCATCAGCGATGCGATGGTCTACCTGTGCGGGCCGTCGGGCCGGTATCTGACCGGGGTGGCGCTGCCTGTCGACGGCGGCCTGACGGCCAAATAG
- a CDS encoding LLM class flavin-dependent oxidoreductase, protein MSKPEIGVYLPQMGFTYDEVLHRTRRCEQLGIDSVWLYDHLYGPGVPDYPSLEAWTLATALLSNTERIEIGHMVLCNQFRHPAVLAKMATTLDQISAGRLQLGIGSGSIEDEHHRVGLDWGTFRERSERLGETLEILHQAFADEVIDFTGKHFTVQDMPIKPGPARRPRPPIVVGGVGEKYTLPLVARYADVWNVPTYALGELESKTSVLRRLCEQAGRDPSTIVLSVEAVMALAPDDASLPSVRQLAEKRFGAPAFGLKEGGLVGTAPAILDRLHQLRELGFGQIVLFTHDRASDETLELLAAEVIAKL, encoded by the coding sequence ATGAGCAAGCCCGAGATCGGCGTCTACCTACCCCAGATGGGCTTCACCTACGACGAGGTCCTGCACCGGACCCGTCGGTGCGAGCAGCTCGGCATCGACTCGGTGTGGCTCTATGACCACCTCTACGGACCGGGCGTTCCCGACTACCCGTCGCTGGAGGCGTGGACGCTGGCGACCGCGCTGCTCAGCAACACTGAGCGCATCGAGATCGGACACATGGTGTTGTGCAACCAATTCCGTCATCCCGCGGTGCTGGCCAAGATGGCCACGACGCTCGATCAGATCTCGGCGGGTCGCCTGCAATTGGGAATCGGCAGCGGGTCGATCGAGGACGAGCACCACCGGGTGGGCCTGGACTGGGGAACGTTTCGGGAGCGCTCCGAGCGGCTGGGCGAGACGCTGGAGATCCTGCATCAGGCGTTCGCCGACGAGGTGATCGACTTCACCGGTAAACATTTCACCGTGCAGGACATGCCGATCAAACCGGGACCGGCCCGCCGGCCGCGCCCGCCGATCGTGGTGGGCGGTGTCGGCGAGAAGTACACGCTGCCGTTGGTGGCGCGGTATGCCGATGTGTGGAACGTGCCCACCTACGCGTTGGGCGAACTGGAATCGAAGACGTCGGTGCTGCGCCGGCTCTGCGAGCAGGCCGGCCGCGATCCGTCGACGATTGTGCTGTCGGTGGAGGCGGTGATGGCGCTGGCGCCCGATGACGCGTCGCTGCCGTCCGTGCGGCAGCTGGCCGAAAAGCGTTTCGGAGCACCGGCGTTCGGGCTGAAGGAGGGCGGGCTGGTCGGCACGGCGCCTGCCATCCTCGACCGCCTGCATCAGCTTCGGGAACTCGGCTTCGGCCAGATCGTATTGTTCACCCACGACCGCGCATCCGATGAGACGCTCGAGCTGCTGGCCGCCGAGGTGATCGCCAAGCTCTAG
- the dxr gene encoding 1-deoxy-D-xylulose-5-phosphate reductoisomerase, translating into MNNRQRVLLLGSTGSIGTQALEVIAANPDRFEVVGLAAGGGNPDLLARQRAETGVTNIAVADVAAAEHVGEVTYAGPDAATQLVENTEADVVLNALVGALGLKPTLAALATGARLALANKESLVAGGPLVLKAAKPGQLVPVDSEHSAMAQCLRGGTPEEVAKIVLTASGGPFRGWSAEQLETVTPEQAGAHPTWSMGPMNTLNSASMVNKGLELIETHLLFAVPYDRIEVVVHPQSIVHSMVTFTDGSTLAQASPPDMKLPIGLALGWPARVPDAALACDFTTASRWDFEPLDDKVFPAVDLARRAGAQGGCLTAVYNAANEEAAAAFLDGRIPFPGIVRTIEDVLRAADGWAAEPATVEEVLDAQQWARDRARSAVEREVVATR; encoded by the coding sequence GTGAACAACAGACAGCGGGTGCTGCTGCTCGGCAGTACCGGCTCGATCGGCACGCAGGCGCTGGAGGTCATCGCCGCCAACCCGGATCGCTTCGAGGTCGTCGGGCTGGCCGCGGGCGGCGGCAACCCCGACCTGCTGGCCAGGCAGCGCGCCGAGACCGGGGTGACCAACATCGCCGTCGCCGACGTCGCCGCCGCCGAACATGTCGGTGAGGTCACCTACGCCGGCCCCGACGCCGCCACCCAGCTGGTGGAAAACACCGAAGCCGACGTCGTGCTCAACGCGCTCGTCGGCGCCCTGGGCCTCAAGCCCACCCTCGCCGCGCTGGCCACCGGCGCCCGGCTGGCGCTGGCCAACAAGGAGTCGTTGGTCGCCGGCGGGCCGCTGGTGCTCAAGGCCGCCAAACCCGGCCAGCTCGTGCCGGTGGACTCCGAGCATTCGGCGATGGCGCAGTGCCTGCGCGGCGGCACCCCCGAGGAGGTCGCCAAGATCGTGCTCACCGCCTCGGGCGGCCCGTTCCGCGGCTGGAGCGCCGAGCAACTCGAGACCGTCACCCCCGAGCAGGCCGGTGCGCACCCCACCTGGTCGATGGGGCCGATGAACACGCTGAACTCGGCGTCGATGGTGAACAAGGGCCTGGAACTGATCGAAACGCACCTGCTGTTTGCGGTGCCCTACGACCGCATCGAGGTGGTCGTGCATCCCCAGTCGATCGTGCACTCGATGGTGACGTTCACCGACGGCTCCACGCTGGCCCAGGCCAGCCCACCCGATATGAAGCTGCCGATCGGGCTGGCGCTGGGCTGGCCGGCGCGGGTCCCCGACGCGGCGCTGGCCTGCGATTTCACCACCGCGTCGCGGTGGGATTTCGAACCGCTGGACGACAAGGTGTTTCCGGCCGTCGACCTGGCCCGCCGGGCCGGCGCCCAGGGCGGCTGCCTGACCGCGGTGTACAACGCCGCCAACGAAGAAGCCGCCGCGGCGTTTCTGGACGGCCGGATCCCGTTTCCCGGCATCGTGCGCACCATCGAGGACGTGCTGCGCGCTGCCGACGGATGGGCGGCCGAACCCGCTACCGTGGAAGAAGTACTTGACGCCCAACAGTGGGCACGGGACCGGGCGCGCAGTGCGGTCGAGCGGGAGGTTGTCGCCACCAGATGA
- a CDS encoding alpha/beta hydrolase — protein sequence MDIVDRLDPALRHFADARTDLSPGVLGVVRDSLNQRRADAARGVDTIGVEIENRAVGSVPVRIYRGTSSPAPAVIYCHSGAFVLGNLDTDHRQCVEFARRGRCTVISVDYRLAPEHPYPAGLDDAVAVLGGAVSNAAELGIDTARLAVAGSSAGGALAARLAQRAAAGSAPPVVFQLLHQPVLDDRATPSKGEFGTTPGFDGPAARWMWRHYLGEQPVSDDAAPARSTQLSGVPAALITCSELDPLRDEAIDYASRLLRAGVSTELHVYPGTCHGFDSLLPDWEISEQLFALQGAALRRALHRPS from the coding sequence GTGGACATCGTCGATCGGCTCGACCCCGCGCTTCGCCACTTCGCCGACGCGCGCACCGACCTGTCGCCGGGTGTGCTCGGCGTGGTCCGCGATTCGCTGAACCAGCGCCGCGCCGACGCCGCACGCGGTGTCGACACCATCGGCGTCGAGATCGAGAACCGAGCGGTGGGCTCGGTCCCGGTGCGGATCTACCGTGGCACGTCGTCACCGGCCCCGGCGGTGATCTACTGCCACTCAGGGGCGTTCGTGCTGGGCAACCTCGATACCGATCACCGACAGTGCGTGGAGTTCGCCAGACGCGGCCGCTGCACGGTGATCTCCGTCGACTACCGGTTGGCCCCCGAGCACCCGTATCCGGCCGGGCTCGACGACGCCGTGGCGGTGCTGGGCGGGGCGGTGTCCAACGCGGCGGAGCTGGGGATCGACACCGCCCGGCTGGCGGTGGCGGGTAGCAGCGCCGGTGGTGCGCTGGCGGCCCGGCTGGCCCAGCGCGCCGCCGCCGGATCCGCACCGCCGGTGGTATTTCAGCTGCTGCATCAGCCGGTGCTCGACGATCGGGCGACACCGTCGAAGGGCGAGTTCGGCACGACCCCCGGATTCGACGGTCCGGCCGCGCGGTGGATGTGGCGCCACTATCTGGGCGAACAGCCGGTGTCCGACGATGCCGCACCGGCCCGCAGCACCCAGTTGTCCGGTGTACCAGCGGCTCTGATCACCTGCTCGGAGCTCGACCCGCTGCGCGACGAAGCCATCGACTACGCGAGCCGGTTGCTGCGGGCCGGGGTGTCGACCGAGCTGCACGTGTACCCGGGCACGTGTCACGGGTTCGATTCGCTGCTGCCGGACTGGGAGATCAGCGAGCAGTTGTTCGCGCTGCAGGGCGCCGCGCTGCGCAGGGCACTGCACCGCCCCTCGTGA
- a CDS encoding acyl-CoA dehydrogenase family protein, whose product MDFSHVQLSDEDRAFRDELRGVLRTLVTDDVIRRDRETGENFDEGVHLALGAQGYLAADFKPESEGGFSAVCRRIWELEIGRAHTPWFHWPTTMMVARCLQQFAAPELLDELLPEVLSGRVRLCLGYTEPEGGSDVATCKTRAVRDGEGWVINGSKMFTSNAHNAQYVFLITNTAPDAPKHQSLTMFLVPLDTTGVEIQPLRTVDGDRTNITYYSDVRVADRYRVGEVNGGWTVLREALNAEHGTVERDDQGLQKLATMTEHLLLVGEAIDKVAALAGDDDAVKYRLGHAISRMEAAISTPGMFGRVANAQTMREVTPELMDILGAAGTLPVEADGAAADGACEYLFRLAVPTGIYGGTLEVFRNMIAQHALGLGRPNYSPPAKRPG is encoded by the coding sequence GTGGATTTCTCGCACGTGCAACTGTCCGACGAAGACCGGGCGTTCCGCGATGAACTGCGCGGCGTCCTGCGCACCCTGGTGACCGACGACGTCATCCGGCGTGACCGCGAGACGGGTGAGAACTTCGACGAGGGTGTGCATCTGGCGCTCGGTGCGCAGGGCTATCTGGCCGCCGACTTCAAACCCGAGTCCGAGGGCGGCTTCTCCGCCGTGTGCCGGCGCATCTGGGAACTGGAGATCGGCCGCGCGCACACCCCGTGGTTCCACTGGCCCACCACGATGATGGTGGCGCGCTGCCTGCAGCAGTTCGCCGCACCGGAGTTGCTCGACGAACTGCTGCCGGAGGTGTTGTCGGGTCGCGTGCGGTTGTGTCTGGGCTACACCGAACCCGAAGGCGGCTCGGACGTCGCCACCTGCAAGACACGCGCGGTGCGCGACGGTGAGGGCTGGGTGATCAACGGCTCCAAGATGTTCACCTCCAACGCCCACAACGCCCAGTACGTCTTCCTGATCACCAACACCGCTCCGGATGCACCCAAACATCAGAGCCTGACCATGTTCCTGGTGCCGCTGGACACCACGGGTGTGGAGATCCAGCCGTTGCGCACCGTCGACGGCGACCGCACCAACATCACCTACTACAGCGACGTACGCGTCGCCGACCGGTACCGGGTCGGCGAGGTCAACGGCGGCTGGACGGTGCTGCGCGAAGCGCTCAACGCCGAACACGGCACCGTCGAACGCGACGACCAGGGGCTGCAGAAGCTCGCCACCATGACCGAACACCTCCTGCTGGTCGGCGAGGCGATCGACAAGGTCGCCGCGCTCGCCGGCGACGACGACGCGGTGAAATATCGGCTGGGCCACGCTATTTCCCGGATGGAGGCGGCGATCAGCACCCCGGGCATGTTCGGCCGGGTCGCCAACGCGCAGACCATGCGTGAGGTCACCCCGGAGCTGATGGACATCCTCGGCGCCGCGGGGACCCTGCCCGTGGAGGCCGACGGCGCCGCAGCCGACGGGGCGTGCGAGTACCTGTTCCGGTTGGCGGTGCCCACCGGCATCTACGGCGGCACGCTGGAGGTGTTCCGCAACATGATCGCCCAGCACGCGTTGGGCCTGGGCCGCCCGAACTACTCGCCGCCGGCGAAGCGACCCGGCTAG
- a CDS encoding DUF2631 domain-containing protein translates to MPSTEVERHTGANSVDVEDVPSAQWGWSKENPKFIHIGGLLAAAFLLAMLHGNHVGRVEDLFLIGFAALIVAAVVRDWWLRRRGWIR, encoded by the coding sequence GTGCCGAGCACCGAGGTTGAGCGACACACCGGCGCAAACTCTGTTGACGTCGAGGATGTGCCGTCGGCCCAGTGGGGCTGGTCCAAGGAGAACCCCAAGTTCATCCACATCGGCGGGCTGTTGGCGGCCGCGTTTCTGTTGGCCATGTTGCACGGCAACCACGTCGGTCGCGTCGAGGACCTGTTCCTCATCGGCTTCGCCGCGCTCATCGTGGCTGCGGTCGTGCGCGACTGGTGGTTACGCCGCCGCGGCTGGATCCGCTAG
- a CDS encoding polyketide cyclase has protein sequence MGIVTTTSETTFHQAPEVIYDFVTNPANWTKTYPGSAHIGGLPANLPLKVGDTWTEAGPDGDRIFTWHLAIAMRPTMWVFNSVGRLGHDAEGNGGMAGRITVHYHFTQPGAGITLFTRTMTVEAYKHAPLPDGFFRTVNPAHIDAYHAAVARELT, from the coding sequence ATGGGTATCGTGACGACGACTTCGGAGACCACCTTTCACCAGGCACCGGAGGTGATCTACGACTTCGTCACCAACCCGGCGAACTGGACGAAGACCTATCCGGGCAGTGCGCACATCGGTGGCCTGCCCGCGAACCTGCCGCTGAAGGTCGGCGATACCTGGACCGAGGCGGGGCCTGACGGCGACCGCATCTTCACCTGGCACCTGGCCATCGCCATGCGTCCCACCATGTGGGTGTTCAACTCGGTCGGCCGCCTCGGTCACGACGCCGAGGGCAACGGCGGCATGGCGGGACGCATCACGGTGCACTATCACTTCACCCAACCCGGGGCCGGGATCACGTTGTTCACCAGGACCATGACGGTCGAGGCCTACAAGCACGCACCCCTGCCCGACGGGTTCTTCCGCACGGTCAACCCCGCCCACATCGACGCCTACCACGCCGCGGTCGCTAGGGAATTGACGTGA
- a CDS encoding TIGR03619 family F420-dependent LLM class oxidoreductase, whose product MEFWSGTAFMKTSEAVPLAQMFDEAGYDGIVCSDHLIYPRELSSPYPDSPTGKPMWAPETAWPDCWVMIGAMAAVTRRVRFSNAVYVAPARPLLEVAKQVATASVVSDGRVSLAAGVGWMREEYDLMGQDFTTRGARLDEMIPALRELWRGGWVSWHGKHYQVPEMMIEPHPPHAVPILCGGESEAALRRAARLCDGWVGYAYLLDDATGYVRRLSELRREYGRDNEPFQIILALLDPPSPDLYKRAEELGITAVMCSPWAGLNLPPGDVERFRAPIERFAENVIEKVRT is encoded by the coding sequence ATGGAGTTCTGGTCCGGCACGGCGTTCATGAAGACCTCCGAGGCCGTGCCGTTGGCGCAGATGTTCGACGAGGCCGGCTACGACGGCATCGTCTGTTCCGATCACCTCATCTATCCGCGCGAGCTGTCGTCGCCGTACCCGGACTCGCCGACGGGTAAGCCGATGTGGGCGCCCGAGACGGCGTGGCCGGACTGCTGGGTGATGATCGGCGCGATGGCCGCGGTGACGCGCCGGGTGCGGTTCTCCAACGCCGTCTACGTCGCGCCCGCGCGGCCCCTGCTGGAGGTGGCCAAACAGGTCGCCACCGCCTCGGTGGTCTCGGACGGCCGGGTGTCGCTGGCGGCCGGGGTGGGGTGGATGCGTGAGGAGTACGACCTGATGGGTCAGGACTTCACCACCCGCGGCGCCCGGCTCGACGAGATGATCCCCGCGCTGCGGGAACTGTGGCGCGGCGGATGGGTGTCGTGGCACGGCAAGCACTACCAGGTCCCCGAGATGATGATCGAACCCCATCCGCCGCACGCGGTGCCGATCCTGTGCGGCGGTGAGTCCGAGGCGGCGCTGCGCCGGGCCGCGCGGTTGTGCGACGGCTGGGTCGGTTACGCCTACCTGCTGGACGACGCCACCGGCTACGTTCGCAGGCTTTCGGAGCTGCGCCGCGAATACGGCAGGGACAACGAGCCTTTCCAGATCATCCTGGCGCTGCTCGACCCGCCCTCACCGGATCTGTACAAACGCGCCGAAGAGCTGGGCATCACGGCGGTGATGTGCAGTCCGTGGGCCGGGCTGAACCTGCCGCCGGGCGACGTGGAGCGGTTCCGCGCACCGATCGAGCGCTTCGCGGAGAACGTCATCGAGAAGGTGCGCACATGA
- a CDS encoding ester cyclase: MTFEADEVRELVECLYGAIDRRDWSTLEALVSPRVVVEVGSGAPIGWDAWLAHLQGFSQAFPDGHHVMEEVLVDGSHGVSRCRFVGTHRGDFRGIAATGTKVSVAGIHIDRFQGDALVAHRGQLDMHGLLRQLGR; encoded by the coding sequence ATGACTTTCGAAGCCGACGAAGTCCGCGAACTGGTGGAGTGCCTTTACGGCGCGATCGACCGGCGCGATTGGTCGACGCTCGAGGCGCTGGTGTCGCCACGGGTGGTCGTCGAGGTCGGCAGCGGTGCACCGATCGGCTGGGACGCGTGGCTGGCCCACCTGCAGGGGTTCTCCCAGGCGTTTCCCGACGGCCACCACGTCATGGAGGAAGTGCTGGTCGACGGGTCGCACGGGGTGTCGCGATGTCGTTTCGTCGGAACCCATCGCGGCGATTTCCGCGGTATCGCGGCGACCGGCACCAAGGTCTCGGTGGCCGGCATCCACATCGACCGGTTCCAGGGTGACGCGCTGGTGGCGCACCGTGGGCAGCTGGACATGCACGGGCTGTTGCGGCAGCTCGGGCGGTAG
- a CDS encoding DUF427 domain-containing protein: MSLVAGRGPLSKNRAGWFSPPLPEAVYVEPHPRRVQGLRDGRVVIDTERVLLVHRCDHPLSYAFAADEVGDLPHEPVPEAPGFVRVPWDAVETWLEEGRRLVRYPPNPYHRVDCRPTTRRLRVAVGDTTLVDTADTVIVFETSVQTRLYVDRSHVRTDLLRRSATTSYCNYKGYATYWSAVIGGDVVEDVAWSYPDPLPESAPIRGFFSFDTERVDVLAELPAAPLDRRT, from the coding sequence ATGAGTCTGGTCGCCGGGCGGGGCCCGCTGAGCAAGAATCGCGCCGGTTGGTTCTCCCCCCCGCTGCCCGAGGCGGTCTATGTCGAACCGCACCCCCGCCGCGTCCAGGGTCTGCGCGACGGCCGGGTGGTCATCGACACCGAACGCGTGCTGCTGGTGCACCGGTGCGATCACCCGCTGAGCTACGCGTTCGCCGCCGACGAGGTCGGTGACCTTCCGCATGAGCCGGTGCCGGAGGCGCCCGGGTTCGTGCGGGTGCCGTGGGACGCGGTCGAGACGTGGCTGGAGGAAGGACGCCGGCTCGTGCGCTATCCGCCGAACCCCTATCACCGGGTGGACTGTCGCCCGACGACACGTCGATTGCGCGTCGCGGTCGGCGACACCACGCTCGTGGACACCGCCGACACCGTGATCGTGTTCGAGACCTCGGTGCAGACACGGCTTTACGTCGATCGTTCGCATGTCCGCACCGATCTGCTGAGACGCTCCGCGACCACCAGCTACTGCAACTACAAGGGCTACGCCACCTACTGGTCGGCGGTGATCGGTGGCGATGTCGTCGAGGACGTGGCCTGGAGTTATCCGGACCCGCTGCCCGAAAGCGCGCCCATCAGGGGGTTTTTCAGCTTCGACACCGAGCGCGTCGACGTGCTGGCCGAACTGCCCGCAGCGCCCCTCGATCGCCGAACGTGA